The genome window CCAGCCGGAGTTCCCCTTCCCCTTCCCGGTCCTGGAAGCCGGGACGCCGGACGGCTGGCAGGTCGTGGACGTCACCGTCGGCGCCCCGGCCGGCAAGACCAAGGGCATCTACGTGGACCTCACCGACCGGCTGCCCAAAGGCACCCAACAACTGCGACTGCGGCAGGCCTTCGAGATCCACTGGGACCGCATCGCCCTGTTCACCGAAATCACGCCGATCCAGGGGGTCTCCGTTGCCCCTGCGTCCGCCGATCTTCATTGGCGCGGATACAGTGTTTTCGAGGAGCGCCCCTGGACGGATCCGCTGACACCCGAATATGGGAACGTCCGCCCCACCCCCCCCTGGCACATCACCCCATCGGGCTGGGCCACGCGATATGGTCCGGTGGGGGAGCTGTTGGCGGACAATGACAACGGTCTCGTAATCCTGGCGGGCGGGGATGAATTGACCCTCCGTTTTTCGGTGGGCGCCCTGCCGCCCCCCGCTTCCGGTCAGGAGCGTGACCTGTTCCTCGCCGTCACCGGGTGGGACAAGGATGCCGACTATCACGTGGCGCACGGCAGCACCATCGAGCCGCTGCCGTGGCGGGACATGGATGACCAACGCCATGGGATCGAACCGCGGCCGGCATTCCCATCCGATGCCTTGCATGACCGTTTCAACACCCGCTGGGTTGGCAGCCGGACATTCTCGCGGAGGCGGTAGACCTCACGGTGCCGGGAAGTTCATAGGAAAGGGATTGCGGGATGCGAAGCTCATGAAGCGACGTACATTTGTCGAAAAATTGATGTACATGGGTACTGCAGTTGCCACGTCCTCTTTGCGATCACACGGCGCCACCCGCGCACCCGTTCTCAGGCACGGTGCCGCATCCACAGCGGTGGAAGAAGCGACGGAGTGGTCGCGGGCGCTGGTGTCGGGCCGCCGGACGAGCCACGAACTGGCGAAAGCGTGCCTGCGCGCGATTCGAGCCACCAATTTGCATGGACCTGCAGTCCGGGCGGTGCTGGTTACGGATCCCGAGGTTCTGGCGAAGGCCGAGGCGCTGGATGAACTCCGGGGGCGGGAGGGTTCGCTGGGTCCCGTGCATGGCCTGCCCATCCTCCTCAAGGACAACGTGGACACCGGGGACCGCCTCCCGACCACCGCGGGTTCGCTGGCACTTGCGGGAACCCGGGCTCCGCGCGATGCGGAGGTCACCCGGCGGCTTCGAAATGCCGGCGCATTGATCCTCGGCAAAACGAACTTGAGCGAATGGGCGAACATCCGGTCCACACGATCGTCCAGCGGCTGGAGCGCCCTCGGTGGACAGACCCGGAATCCCTACGCGCTGGATCGTTCCCCAAGCGGCTCGAGCTCGGGCTCGGCGGTCGCCGTGGCCGCGGGATTCTGCGCCGCTGCGGTTGGCACCGAGACCGACGGGTCCGTGGTCTCACCTGCCGCCGCCTGCTCGGTCGTTGGTTTCAAGCCGACCGTTGGTCTGGTCAGCCGCCGCGGCATCATCCCCATCTCCTCCACGCAGGACACCGCGGGTCCGATGGCCCGGACCGTGGCGGACACCGCACTGCTCCTGGGTGCCATGGCGGGAGAAGATCCTGAGGATCCTTCGACCCTCGGGGCCTCCCGGTACCGCGAGTCCGACTACACCCGATGGCTCGACCCCAAGGCGCTTCAGGGGGCGCGCCTGGGCGTTGCACGACAGTTCTTTGGGGCACATCTGCTCGTGGATGCCCAGATCGAGCGGCAGCTTGGGCTGCTTCGCGAACTGGGCGCGGTGTTGGTGGATCCCGTGACGATCCCGACCCTTGGCCAATTTGGCGACGCCGAGATGGAAGTGTTGCTTTACGAACTGAAAGCGGGCCTCGCCGCATACCTCTCCACCCGGGGCGACGAGGTGCCGGTGCGGACGCTGGCGGACATCATTGCCTTCAACGAGCGGCATCGGGACCGGGAGATGGCGCTGTTTGACCAGGATCTGTTCCTTCGGGCCGAGGCCAAAGGCCCCCTCACGGATCCCGCCTACCTCCAGGCCCGCGAACAGTGCCGGCGGCTTGCGCGAGTGGAGGGAGTGGAGGCGGTGCTCGCCGGTCACCGCCTGGATGCACTTGTGGCGCCCACCGCCGGGTTGCCGTGGTTGATTGACCCCGTGGCGGGCGACGCGCCGGGCGGAGGCTGTTCCTCCCTGCCGGCGGTTGCCGGCACACCGCACCTCACGGTGCCCGCGGGTTACGTCCGCGGACTGCCGGTGGGCCTTTCGTTCATGGGACCCGCATGGAGCGAGGCCCGATTACTCGCGCTGGGATATGCCTTCGAGCAGGCCGCTCGCTGCCGCCGTCCGCCCGCGTTCCTTTTCACCGCCGGCCGGCTGTAACCCGACTTGGCGAACTGGAGGGTAATCTTGAAATGTCTGACTCAAGTCTCAAAACCCCATGATCTACCACCGTCCCGCCGCTCCTCCTCACCCGGAAGTCACGTCCCCCGTCAACTCCCATGCGCCGTTGGACGAGACCTCAGATCTGCCATGGGAACCCGCCGCGTCCTGATGATGCGCAAGAGGCCCTAACCCGGCGTGGGATATCAAAGTTTTAGATGCGACCCCAATGATTTTCCGCGTCACGATGCGCCCTGCGCCGAGCGTTCCCGGTCACCGGCACCCGCTCGATCAAGCGGCGGAGTTGGCGGATGACGTCGGCCAATCGCTGGTCCCAAGTCGAGTGACCTCGCGACGGCGGGCCTACTTTTGGCAAAGCGTCTGCCTCGTGGTCGGCGCGGCGGTGGTCGCGCTTTGCGTGGCCCTTCGTCCGGTCGCGCTCCCCACGGGGCTGTCCGGCCATCTGTCGAAGGAGGACCGACGGAGCATTGCGTCGCTCGTCTGCCGCGACGCGCACCAACGAAGCTGGAACGCTCTCCGGCAATGGGATCTGGAGGCCGCGTGGCGTTGGTTCCGTGTCCCGCGAAAAAGCCGAATGTGGAGCAGCGGACGTCCCGAAGATGAGGCCGTGGTGATCCAAGTGGGCGCCGACGACCGATCCCATCCCGACAGCTATCGCGTGATCGTTCGATAAGTGTTCAAGAAAGCGGACGGCTGTTGGAAAATCAACGGCTCGTACTGAAGTGAACGAACCTCTGGGATCAGTGATCGGAGAAACGGGGCCGCAACGGATCCAATGACAACTTGTCCCCAAGCCGGGTGCCATGGCGGGAACTCCAGAGGTGGTCGGAGAGCGCGGCGCCAAAAGGGTTCGCAGCCTGGGCGGCAGCAGCAGATTCCGGTCCCAGGCTCTTCCAGACCACCACTGTCCCGGCGCTCCTCCTTGCCCGGGATTCACGCCCCGCATCAATTCCCGCGAGCCGTCACAGGACGCCACCGATCTGGCATGGCAACCCACCGCTGGACCAACCGCGGCTGAGGGGACGTGCATGACATCCCCACGGATCCTGGACCTGCCGCGTCTCCTTAGGAAACACGTCGGGCTGGTGTGCGTGGCGAGTACGGCGGTCTGGGGCTGCCCGTCGCCAGGCAGACCTGGCAGACTGAAAAGAACTGGTGATACAAGAGCGACAACACCAGGGAGGAACCATCCGCGGCGTACCTCAACCTTCTCCGAAAGCTTCAACCCCTGATCGGCTCGTCCGGACTGGCCGCTGCGGTATACACGCAGACAAC of Verrucomicrobiia bacterium contains these proteins:
- a CDS encoding amidase, which gives rise to MKRRTFVEKLMYMGTAVATSSLRSHGATRAPVLRHGAASTAVEEATEWSRALVSGRRTSHELAKACLRAIRATNLHGPAVRAVLVTDPEVLAKAEALDELRGREGSLGPVHGLPILLKDNVDTGDRLPTTAGSLALAGTRAPRDAEVTRRLRNAGALILGKTNLSEWANIRSTRSSSGWSALGGQTRNPYALDRSPSGSSSGSAVAVAAGFCAAAVGTETDGSVVSPAAACSVVGFKPTVGLVSRRGIIPISSTQDTAGPMARTVADTALLLGAMAGEDPEDPSTLGASRYRESDYTRWLDPKALQGARLGVARQFFGAHLLVDAQIERQLGLLRELGAVLVDPVTIPTLGQFGDAEMEVLLYELKAGLAAYLSTRGDEVPVRTLADIIAFNERHRDREMALFDQDLFLRAEAKGPLTDPAYLQAREQCRRLARVEGVEAVLAGHRLDALVAPTAGLPWLIDPVAGDAPGGGCSSLPAVAGTPHLTVPAGYVRGLPVGLSFMGPAWSEARLLALGYAFEQAARCRRPPAFLFTAGRL